A segment of the Prosthecodimorpha staleyi genome:
GCCGGGCGGTCCGCTGAGGCAGGTGCGGCGGGCGCGTCAGGCGCGGGTGGGCGTCGCCGGGGCGGCGGGGCGGCCGAAGGTGTTGAGGTCGAGGGCGACCAGGCGCGGGGCGGTGCGGGAGACGGCGGCCACGACCGCGAGGGTCACGACGCCGCCGGCCCAGACGGCGCGGGCCGGGCCGAGCCAGGCGGCGGCGAGGCCGCTTTCGACGGCGCCGAGTTCGTTGGACGAACCGATGAACACCATCCGGACCGCAGCGATGCGGCCGCGCAGATGCTCGGGCGATGCGAGCCGGACGATCGACTGGCGGATGACCACGCTCATGCCGTCGCACAGGCCGGAGACGAACAGGGCGGCCAGCGACAGGAGGAAGCTCTCCGACAGGCCGAACACGATCATCGAGAGGCCGAAGCCGGCGATGATGCCGTGCAGGGCCAGGCCGGCATGGGCCTTGGGCAGAAAGCGGGTCGCGGCCAGGGCGGCGGTCAGCGAGCCGGCCGCGGCGGCGGCGCGCAGAACCCCGAAGCCGGTCGGGCCGACCTGCAGGATGTCGGTGGCGAAGACCGGCAGCAGGGCCGCCGCGCCGCCGAAGAAGACGGCGAAGAGATCGAGCGCCATCGAGCCGACCAGGACCTGGTTGCCGAACACGAAGGCGATGCCCTCGCGGATCGCCGTGACGGCGCCGACCGGGCGGGCGGGTCTCTCGGGCGTCGGCTTCGGCGCGATGCCGAACGAGACGGCGCCGAGCACCAGGGCGAACAGGCCGGCCAGGACCGCATAGGCGGCGGAGGGGCCGGCGGCGGCCCAGACGAAACCCATCGCCGCCGGACCGACGATGTCGGCGGAGCGGTTGGCCATCGCGATAGTGGGAATGCCGGCGAAGATCTGCTCGACCGGCAGCACCTGCGCTTCCAACCCGGTCGTCGCCGGGGTCTGGAAGGCCTTGACCGAGGCGGCCATGAAGGCGACGGCGAGCAGGAAGGCGAGCGTCGGGCCGGCCGCCGAGGCGAGCGCCAGCCCTCCCGCCAGCAGGGTCAGGGCGGCCGCGCAGGCGATCACAATCAGGCGCCGGTTCAGGATGTCGGCGAGATGCCCGCCATAGAGCACCAGCGTGATGCCCGGCAGGGCCTCGGCGAGGCCGAGTGCGGCCAGATCGAGCGGTTCCTTGCGCAGCGCATAGACCTGGTAGCCGAGCAGCACCAGAAGCGCGGAAGCCGCAAAGCGCTGCACCGTCACCGAGGCGAGATAGAACCGGAATTCGCGGTTGGCCCAGATGCCCTGCATGTCGCGTCCCGTCTCGTCCCGCCCCGACGCAGCGATGGTTCTGCGTCCCGGCGGTTTGTGTCGCACCTAACCATCCGGTCGACCACCCCGCCGCCGGCATGGTGGCGATGTGGCAATGAAGGACCGCATGGCGGTTCGGCGGGAGGCCGCGGCCGTCCGTCCGTATAGACGGCGGCCGGGGCCTGGAAGCGGGCCATTCCGATCCCGCCTCGGGGCCTCACACCGCGGCGAGCTTGTTCAGGTCCTCGGCAAGACGGCGCGCGAGTTGGCCGGCGGGCGGCGACAGGTCGCGCTGGCTGGGGACGACCAGGCCGAGCTTCAGGGTGTTGATGGCCGGGGAATTGAGCGGCCGCCAGGCGATATCGCCGAGCTCGATCTCGTGCAGGAAACCGAGCCTTGTGAAGAAGGCGAGCCCCATATTGAGCATGATGGCGAGCTTCAGCATCTGGATCGAGTTCGACTGGATCATCGGCTTCAGCTGGCTCTTGAAGGTGGCGAAGGCAGCATCGACATCGGCCCCGCGCGGCAGCGGACCCGACTGGGTCAGGATCGGGTAGCGCGTCACCTCGTCGAAATCGACCGACAGGCGCGAGGCGAGCGGGTGGTCGGCGCGCATGACGACGCCGATCGGCGCGGAGACCTCGGTCAGGTAGCGCAGCGAGGCGGGCAGGTGGCCGACGAAGGTGAAGCCGATGTCGATCTCGCCGCCGGCCACCATCGCGGTGACCTCCGGCGGCTGGACCGCCAGCACCGTGTAGGTGACGGCCGGGAAATCGACCCGGAACCGGTCGATGGCACGGGGCAGGAAGTCGACCAGCAGCGAATCGACCGCCGCGATGCCGATATGGCCGGAGCGGGCGGCCTTCAGCCCGTCGATGGCGACACGGACGCGGTCGAAATCGTGCAGCGTGTCGGCGACGTGGCGCAGCAGCAATTCGCCGGCGACCGTCAGGCGCATGCCGGAGGGCAAACGGTCGAACAGCGGCGTGCCGAGATCGGCCTCCAGGTTCAGGATCTGCCGGTTGAGCGCGCTCGCCGCGACGTTGAGCGCGGCGGCGGCCTTGCGCACCGAGCCGACCCGCGTCACCTCCCGGAAGTAATAGAGCGCGGCGGCATGGAGCATCGGCGGACGGATCCCGGGGCGGTGGCGACCGCCCCATTTGAGGGCAAGTTCAGCGCCCCTTCCAGACCGGCTTGCGCTTCTCCACGAAGGCGCGCACGCCCTCGTTGGAATCTTCCGATTGCAGCGCCTCGACCAGGGCCGGCAGCCGCAGCGCCTGCGCCTCGGCGGCCGAAAGATGGGCGGAGCGCCGCACGACCTGCTTGATGGCGCGCACCGACAGCGGCGCGCAGGCGAGGATATCGGCGAGCCAGCGCTCCACGGCGGCGTCGAGTTCGGCGCGCGGGGCGACCTCGTTGACGATGCCGAGCGCCAGCGCTTCCGGCGCCTTGATGCGGCGGCCGGTCAGCATCAGCCCCATGGCGGCGCGGAACGGGATTTGCCGCTGCAGGAGCGTCATGCCGCCGTCGAGCGGCAGCCGCCCGACCCGGGCCTCGGGCAGCGAGAAGGTCGCCTCCTCGGCGGCCACGACGATGTCGCAGCCGAGCACCATCTCGAAGCCGCCGCCGGCGGCATGGCCGTTGACCCGGGCGATCACCGGCACGTCGAGGCTCTGGCGCAGCGCGATGCCGCCGAAACCGTTCGGCCGCGCCATCGCCCAGTATTCGAGTCCGGAGGCGCCGCTGCCGCCCTTCATGTCGGCGCCAGTCGAGAAGGCCCGGTCGCCGGCCCCGGTCAGTACCACGGCGCGCACGTCCCGGTCGGCCTCGATCGCGGACCAGATGCGGTCCAACTCCCGCTCGGAGGCCGCGTCGATCGCGTTCAGCACCTCCGGCCGGTCGATGGTGACGCGGGCGACATGGTCGGTGACCTCGAAATGGATCGGCATGCTGGTTCCTTCGAAGATCCGTCGAACGGATTCGAACGGCAGCGGGAAAATTGCAACCGGCCGGCGCCTCGGCGGCGCGCGGCGCCTACTCCGCCGCCCGCGCGGCGCCGAGGCCGATCTCGGCCAGGACTTCGGCGGTATGCCGGCCGAGATCGGCCGGGGGTATCCGGATGGCCACCGGCGCGGCCTCCATGTGGACCGGCGAGCCGACCACGCGGACGCGCTCCTTTTCGCCGTCGACCTCCAGGACCATACCGTTGATGGCGGTCTGCTCGTCGTCGAGCGCCTCGGCGAGCGAGCGCACCGGCGCGCACAGGAGGTCCTGCGCCTCCAGCCGTTCGAGCCAATGAGCGGTCGTCTCGGCGGCGAAGCGTTCCCGGAAGATGGCATGCAGGGCCGGCTTGTTGGCGACCTGGTCGGCATGGGCGGCGAAGCGCGGGTCGGTCGAAAGATCGTCGATCTCCAGGGCCCGGGAGATGTCGGCGAGCGGATTGGCCTTGAACGCGCCGACCAGCACCACGGCGCCGTCGCGGGTCGGGAAGACGCCGGACAGCGGCATCGCGCCCCAGTTCACCTCGCGCCCGCGCATCATGTGGGCGGCGGCCTCCTGGGTCTGAGCGGCCAGCATGGAATCGAGCAGGGAGACGCTGATCCGCTGCCCCTTGCCGGTCTTCGCCCGCTGCAGCAGCGCGAGCAGCACGCCCTGCACCAGATGCATGCCGGCCGAATAGTCGGCGAAGGTGGTCGAATGGATGGCGAGCGGCAGATGCGGGTCGGCGCGCCGATGCATCACGCCCGACATGGCCTGGGCCAGCACGTCCTGGCCGCCCTTGTGGGCATAGGGTCCGGTCAGCCCGAAGCCGGTGCCGACCGCATAGATCAGCCGCGGATTGAGCCTGGCCATGTCCTCGTAACCGAAGCCGAGCCGCTCCATCACGCCGGCGCGGAAGTTGTTGACGACCACGTCGGCGGTCGCGACCAGCCGCAGCACCGCCTCGCGGCCCTCCGGGCTGCGGGTATCGAGCACAATCGAGCGCTTGTTGCGGTTGAGCGAGCAGTAGACCGGGCCGAGCAGGCCGGCCGGATCGTTCGGGAAGGCGGTGCGGGACAGGTCCCCGGTGCCGGGCTTCTCGATCTTGATCACGTCGGCGCCGTAGTCGGCCAGCATCTGGGTCGCAACCGGCCCCATCATGACCTGGGTGAAGTCGATGACGCGGATGCCGGAGAGCGGAAGATCGTCGGGCATGCTCACGCGGCCGTCTCCATGATGCGCGCATTGGCCGAGGGGATGTCGCCCGGATCGCCACCCTGGGCGCGGACGCGGGCGCAGATCGCCGCCGGGTCGACCTTGCGCGGGCTGATGCCGCCGGAAACGGCGAGCGCCGCGGCGACGCCGGCCGACTGGCCCATCGACATGCAGGGCGGGATCTCGCGCGACAGCTTCTGGGCGGATTCGGTCGCCGAATAGTGCCGGCCGGCGACCAGCAGGCCGTCGACCTCCTTCGGCAGCAGGGCGCGGTAGGGGGTGTAGTAGTCGCGGCCGCGCGCCACCGTGTCGTGGAAATGGACGCGGTGGTTCACGTCGTCCTTGGTGACGACATATTCGCCTTCGAGCAGGCGGGTCTGGCGGACGCCGAGCTGCGGCGCCACGTCGATGACATGGGCCTTCGCGAAGCCCGGCATGTTGGCGCGGACGAAATCGACCAGCGCATAGATGCGGTTGCGGCCTTCGAAATCGGCGCGGGTCTGGTCCTCGACCTTGAGCGCGTCGAGCCCGGTCATGTGCGGGCAGTTGCACCAGACCACGCCCGGCAGCGGCGTCCTCAGCCACCAGCGCTCCCAGGAGCCGCCGACGACGCGGCGCGCCTGCTTGTCGATGCGGGCGAATTCCTCCGGCGCCTCGTAGCGGAAGCGCTCGGCCTCGTCGGCATCGACGCCGCCGAGACGGAACACGGTGGTGACCATGTAGGCGCCGTCGGTGAATTTGGCGCCGGCCGAGGCGGCCACGTCGAGATCGCCGGAGGTGTCGATGATCACGTCGCCCAGGATCGCCTGGCGGCCGGCCTTGGTCTCGCAGATCACGCCGCGGATGCGGCCGTCGCGCACGATCGCGCTGGAGAACCAGGAATGCAGCCGCACGTCGACGCCGCTCTCGGCGATCATGTCGTTGGAGACGCGCTTCCAGCCGTCCGGATCGAAGGCGGCGGCCATCACGATGGCGTTCGGCTTGGTGTCGGTGCGGAAGTCGAACAGGCCCCAGGAGGCCCAGCGCTTGTAGGTGTCCCAGCCCTGCCGGCGGTCCTCCTCGGGCGGGTAGACGCAGGCGCCGACCCGGGCCATGCGCTCGATCATCTCCATGCACAGGCCGGTGACGGTGACCTCCTGGCCGTTGTTCATGTCGTCGAGCACCAGCACCATGCCGCCGGAGGCGAGGCCGCCCAGATAGGGATAACGCTCGATCAGCGTCACCGAGCAGCCTTCGCGGCGCGCCGCGATGGCGGCCGAGAAGCCGGCGGGACCGCCGCCGACCACGACCACGTCGGAGCGGCGCACGACGGGCACGTTGCCGGGCGTTTCGGGAATGAAATCAAGAGACTGCATGATGGTCTCCGGTCATGGTGCAGGCTGCCAGCGCACGGCAAGGCGCTCGGCAAGCGTGATGGCGAGGAAGAACAGGACCGAGAAGGCGGACCCGACGATCACGGTGGCGTAGAGCATCGCGCTGTCGAAATTGTAGGTCGACTGGATGATCAGCGCGCCGATGCCGGTGGTCGAGCCGATCCATTCGCCGACGATGGCGCCGATGACCGCGGTCGAGGCGGCGATCTTCAGGGCCGAGAAGAGATACGGCACGGCGTTGAGCAGGCGGAGCTTGAAGAAGATCTCGGTATTCGAGGCCGACAGGACCTTCATCAATTCGAGCGACTGCGGGTTCACCGATTCCAGTCCGCGCACCATGTTGACCAGCGTCGGGAAGAAGCAGATCAGCGCCGCGATGGCGATCTTCGGCTCCATGCCGTTGCCGAGCAGCAGCACCAGGATCGGCGCCTTGGCGACGACCGGGATGGTGTTGATCAGCACCACGACGGGAAAGAAGGCCTGTTCGGCCGATTTCGAATGCACGAAGACGGTGGCGATGACGATCGCGGCCAGATTGCCGAGCAGGAACCCGGAGATGGATTCGATGGCGGTCGGCAGCAGGTTGACCATCAGCACATCGAACTTGGCGACCAGCGTGGTGGCGACCAGATAGGGCGACGGCGCCACGAAGGTCGGCACCTTGAGGACGTAGACCAGCAGCGCCCAGACCCCGATCAGGGCGGCGATGCCCAGCGCCGGCAGCACCCGGCGTTTCAGGCGCGTGCGGGCGAGCCCGCGCCGGTAGGCGGCCTCGGCGGCCGCAACGGCGGCGGCGCGGGCCTCGAAACGGACGGTGTCGGGCGCGGCGTTCAATGGGTGCTCCCGAGATGGGCGCGCAGGCGCGCGGCGATCGCGACGAATTCGGGCGTGTCACGGACCGCGAGTTCGCGGTTGCGCGGCAGTTCGATCGGCTGCAGCGCGGCGACCCGGCCCGGATTGGCGGCGAGCACCAGCACCTGGTCGGCGAGGAACACCGCCTCGTAGACCGAATGGGTCACGAACAGGATGGTGGTGCCGGTCTCCGCCCAGATGCGGCGCAGTTCCGCATTGAGGCGGTCGCGGGTGAATTCGTCGAGCGCGCCGAAGGGCTCGTCCATCAGGAGAAGCCGCGGCCCGCCGAGAAGCGCCCGGGCGATCGAGACGCGCTGGCGCATGCCGCCCGAGAGTTCGTGCGGATAGCTGTTCTCCCAGCCGGACAGGCCGACCAGCGCCAGCAGTTCCTTCGGGGTTGCGGCACCGGCGGGAAGCGCCCGCCGGCCGCCGACTTCGAGCGGCAATTCGACATTCTGCAGCGCCGTGCGCCAGGGCAGCAGGGCCGCATCCTGGAACACGAAGCCGAGCGAACGCCCGCGCCGGGCCTCGGCCGGAGAGGTGCCGAGGACCGAGATGCGCCCTTCCGAGGGAGCGATCAGGTCCGCGACGACCCGGAGCAGCGTGGACTTGCCGCAGCCGGAGGGGCCGAGCAGGCTGGTGAACCCGCCCGGGGCGACCGAGAAGGACACGTCCTCGAGGGCGGTCACGGTGCGCCGCTCGCTCATGAAGCGGACCGAGATGCCCCGGCAGTCGACGGCGGGCGCGCTCATCCTGTCGGGCCCGTCAGCCGAGCTTGATGCGGGCGTCGGCCGTCGCCTTGAGGATGTCCATGGTGACGACCTCCTCCAGCTTGGGCACGCGCTTGGTGAACTGGCCGAGCTCGGCATAGAGCGCGATCTGCTCCTGCCAGACGGCCGGGTCCATGGTGCCGAAGCCTTCGGTCTTGGTCTTCTCGCCGAAGGCATATTGCAGCATGATCTTGACCGCATCGATCTCGTCGGCACGGACCAGATTGGGGAATTCCTTGACCAGGAAGTCGACCGCCTTCTCCTGGTTGTCGCGGGCATAGGTCCAGCCGCGCGCCGAGGCGGTCAGGAACTTGGCGAGCACCTCGGGCTTCTTGGCGATGGTCTCGGCTGTGGCGTAGTAGGGCAGGGCATAGAGGCGCACGCCGGTATCCCACAGGCGCATCTCGACGCGCTGGTCGCCCAGCACCTTCAGCGCCGTGGTGTTGGTCAGCCAGCCGGTGACCACGTCGACCTGGCCGGTCAGCAGCGGGGCCATGTCGGCGCCGATCGTGACGATGGTCACGTCCTTCTCGGCGATCTTGTTCTTGGCGAGCAGCGCGCGCAGCAGGATGACGCCGGTCGCCTGGATGCCGACCTTCTTGCCGATCAGATCCTTCGGCTCCTTCACCGGGTTCTTCTTCAGTGAGAAGAAGGTGTAGGGATGGACCTGCGCGCCGGTGGCGAAGCACTTGATCGGGATGTCCTGCGAGGCGGCGAGCATCAGCGACGGGCTCGACGAGACCTGCCCGACCTCGAAGCGCCCGGCCGCGACCACGGCGACGCCGTCGATATTCGGTCCGCCCGGCTGGAACTTCAGGTCCAGCCCCTCGGCCTCGTAGTAGCCGAGCGCCTTGGCGCAGACTTCGCCGATCTGGTTGCCGGACAGGAGCCAGCCGAGCTGAAGGTTCACGGTCGGCCGCGCCTGGGCATGGCTCTCGATGGTCAGCAGCGGTCCGAAACCGGCCGCGCCGGCAGCAATGGCGCCGGCCCCTTTCAACATCTGGCGTCGATCGATGCGTGTCACGGCAGGGGCCCCCTCGGGTTCAGGACGTCTGCGTCCGGCTTCCGTCACAGAAGTGAAACACCGAAGGGGTGTGCGCGATAGAACCAAGTTTCGAAAGATGCGTGCGCAAATTCCGCACGCGACCATTTTCCCGCCAGCTGTCGCATGTTTGCGCGGTACGGCCGGTCGCGGCCGCGCGAATTGGCGCCGGAATGGGCAGGGCGGGGGTGGTTCGGGTTCGACTGGCGGGACTTGACGCCCGACCGATCGGATCGCGATCCTGGATGGACGACAAGGGAGAACGATGTGAAAGACACGGACTTGATGGCGCTGGCGCAACGGGCGGCGGGGGGGAGCCCGAACCGGGTGCGGCAGGTCGGGGCGGCGGTGTTTCTGTGCGACGGCGGCGAGCCGATCGCGGCCTGCAACACCTTTCCGGCCGGGGTCGCCGATCTCGACTGGCGCCACGAGGGCGACGGCCGTTTCGTCTGGATGGAACATGCCGAGCGCAATGCCGTCTATGCCGCCGCCCGGGCCGGGCGGGCGCTCGACGGGGCGACGCTGGCGACCAGTTTCTTTCCGTGCATCGACTGTGCGCGGGCGATCGTGCAGACCGGCATCGCCCGGCTGGTCACGCCCGAACCGGCCCTGGAGGATCCCGTCTGGGGCACGGCCTTCCTGCGCTCCCGCGTCATCCTGGAGGAGGGCGGGGTCGAACTGGCGTTCCTGTAAGGTAGGGCGGATGTCCGCTCAGCCGGAGCGGGCCCAGGCGGCGGCGCCGACCGAGGCGAGGGCGTCTTCGAGCGGCGGGGCGGCCGGTGCCGAGGCGAGGGCCTCGACGAGGCGCGCCTGCCAGGCGGCGAGATAGGCGGCGCGGTCCTCCGGCGTCACGCGCGGCGCCGCATAGGCGACGAAGGGCTCCATCACCTCATAGCCCATATATTGCAGGAACAGCCGCTCGACCGGATAGAGCACGGTGCCGATCGGGCCGTAGACGCCCTCCGGCGAGAAGCGCTCGGGCGTGCCGCCGGTGGTCACCGAGAAGACCGCGCGGCGGCCCTTGAACAGGCCGGTATCGAAGCGGCGGCCGTCGACATAGGCGAAGCCGTAGGCGAGCACGCGCTCGCACCAGCCCTTCAGGATCGCCGGCGGGCTGCCCCACCAGAGCGGGAACTGCAGTACGAGCAGGTCGGCACGCCGCACCCGTTCCTGCTCGCGGACGATCTCGGCCGAGAAGCCGCCATGGCGGGCGGCATGTTCCTGTTCGCGCTGGTAGTGGAACCGCTCCGGATCGGCGCAGGTGGTGAAATCGTGCCGGCCGGCGACCGGGTCGAACCCTTCCGCGAAAAGATCGGAGACCTCGGCCGTATGACCGGCGGCCTCGATCGCCGCGACGGCGGCCGCGGTCAGGGCGGCGTTGAAGCTCTGCGGTTCCGGATGGGCGTGGACGATCAGGACGTGCATGCGGCCTCCGGCCGAAGGGGAGACCGGCCGGAGGCGCCGGCCGGGTCTGAAAGGATCGTTCGGATGCCGACCGGCGGGCGTGGCGCTATTCGGCTGCCGCCGCCGCCGGGGCCGGCATCGGGTAGTCGTCGGCGTTCAGGACCCAGCCGGGCTTCAGCGAGAAGTCGATGCGCGGCGGCGAGAAGATGTCGACCAACTGGTTCACGCCCGGCTCCATGCCGCGCGAGGTGTGGATGGCCGGCGGCGGGATCACGCACAGCGACGGGGCCGGGCAGAGCGCATGCTCGTCGGCACGCCACTGGGTCATGTCGAAGGTCCAGGGCCAGCGCAGGTGATGGGTGAAGCTGCCTTCCAGCGCCAGCGAGCCCTGCTCGAAATCGTCGTGGTAGTGCGGCGACAGCTTGCGGATGTCGCGCGGGCCGACCTGCGGCGGCAGGAAATTGACCATCAGGTTGGTGGTGCGCCAGATGCGGCCGAAGCGGCCGGGCTCGTCGGGTACGTCGAGCGAATAGGCGCGCAGGCGGTAGCCGCCGGCCGGCTCCGGCCAGGCCTCGAAGGGCGGCACGTTCGGGTGCTGGTCGGCATAGGAGCCGGCATTGCTCGCCGCCGCGGCCAGATCGGCGGCCTTCGTCGAGAAGATGCGCACCAGGATGCCGCCGTCCGGCAGCGTGACGGCGCTGTCGCCGGGCGGCACGACGATCAGCGCATAGCCGTCGCTCGAGATCGTGTCGGGGCCGGCCGAGACGGTGGCGGCGGTGTCGCGGTTCGGCAGCAGGGCGACATATTCGTCGGGATGGCTGGTCCGGGAGAAGACCGCGCCCGGCCGGGCCTCGGTATAGGCGACCAGGAAATTCTGCCCGCGGGTCAGCCAGGTGCGGCCGTGGGCGTCGTCGACCTGCGGCGCGTCGGCATGGAAATGGCCGTATTCGGCGCCCGCAAAGGTGGTCGGCGCCGGCTTGGGGGCGGCGGAAGGCGCATTCAGGGCGGATCGGGGATCGGACTTGTCGTACATGACGGGCTCCGTCGGGGTCAGTGCGCCTTCGGCTTCAGGCCGGCGAAGAGGCCGGACGGGAACAGGAAGAGCACGAAGAGGAGGGCGGTCAGCGCCGCGACATTCTTGAAGCCGGCGCCGAGCAGCACGATCGCGACCGCCTGCAGCACGCCGAGCAGGATGCCGCCGGCGAGCGCGCCTGCGGCATTGCCGAAGCCGCCGATGATCGCCGCGATGAAGCCGGAGACGCCGAAGGGCGTGCCGCTGTTGAAGGCGATCGCCTGCATCGGGGTGACCAGGATGCCGGCGACCGCGCCGAGCGCGGCGGAGAGCGCGAAGGACAGCAGCAGCATCGCGCCGACCGGAATGCCGAGCAGCGCCGCGGCCTCGCGGTTCTGCGAGCAGGCGCGCAGCGCCCGCCCGGCCCGGGTGCGGGTGAAGAACAGCCAGAGCAGGCCGACCATCAGCGCGCCGCAGCCGACGATCCAGAACAGCTGGTAGGGGATCGCGATGGCGCCGATCTTGAGCGGGCCACCGAGGGTGAATTCCTGGAAGGTGTGCGGCTGCTCGTCGACGGTCAGGATGGTGATCCGCTCGATCATGATCTGGGTGGCGAGCGTCGCCAGGATGATGGCGAAGAGCGGCGAGCCGCGGTTCCACATCGGCCTGACCACCAGCACCTCCATCAGCAGCCCGACCAGGGCCACGAAGGGCACCGCGATCAGGAAGGCGATCGGCAGCGGCAGGTGGAACTTGCGCAGCAGCACCTCGCAGGCCATGCCGCCGAGCATGACGAAGACGCCTTGCGCGAAGTTGACGATGCCGCTGGCATTGTAGATGACGCAGAAGCCGATGCCGACGAGGCCGTAGATGAGGCCCACTCCGACGCCGTTGACGAGGCTCTGGATGAATTGCACGGCGTCAGGCATGGGCGGGCTCCGCGCCGTCATCCGCGACGGCTTCCGTGCCGCCCAGATAGGCGGCGAGAACATCCGGGTGGACCTTGATCTCCGCGGGGCTGCCCTCGGCGATCTTGCGTCCGAAATCGATCACCACGATGCGCCGGGCGACCTTCATCACGAGGCTCATGTCGTGCTCGACCAGCAGCACGGTGACGCCGCGGCCGTTGATCCGCTCGATCACGTCGGCGAGCGCCGCGGTCTCCTGGGTGTTGAGGCCGGCGGCGGGTTCGTCGAGGAGCAGGAGGCGCGGCTCGGCGGCGAGCGCGCGGGCGACCTCCAGGAGCCGCTGCTGGCCGTAGGGCAGCTTGCCGGCGGGCAGGTCGGCGACGCCGGACAGGCCGACGAATTCGAGCAGGTCCCGGGTCTTCTCGGCGACCTCGGCCTCCTGGGCCCGCGCCCAGCCGGGCCGGAACAGGGCCGCGAAGACGCCGCCGCGCGAGACCCGGTGGAAGCCGACGGCGACGTTGTCGCGCACCGAAAGATCGGCGAAGAGCTGGACCAGCTGGTAGGTGCGGACCAGTCCGGCGCCCGCCACCACATGCTGCGGGCGGCCGGTGATGATCTGGCCGTCGAAGCGGACCTCGCCCGAGGTCGGCGTCAGCGCGCCCGAAATGGCGTTGAACAGCGTGGTCTTGCCGGCGCCGTTCGGGCCGATCACCGCGAAGATCGCGCCTTCCTCGACATCGAAGCCGATCCGGTCGTTGGCGACCAGGCCGCCGAACCGCATGGTCAGGTCGTTGACGGAGAGCAGGGCCATGGCGGTCACTTCGCAATCGCCCGGGCGGGCGCGCCGGACGGGGTCGGGAGCGCGGCCTTGGGCCGGCGGGCGAACAGGCTGCCGAGCCCGGCGAGGCCCTTCGGGGCGAAGATCAGGAGCGCGATCAGGGCCATGGAATAGACCACGTCCTGCA
Coding sequences within it:
- a CDS encoding NAD(P)H-dependent oxidoreductase, which produces MHVLIVHAHPEPQSFNAALTAAAVAAIEAAGHTAEVSDLFAEGFDPVAGRHDFTTCADPERFHYQREQEHAARHGGFSAEIVREQERVRRADLLVLQFPLWWGSPPAILKGWCERVLAYGFAYVDGRRFDTGLFKGRRAVFSVTTGGTPERFSPEGVYGPIGTVLYPVERLFLQYMGYEVMEPFVAYAAPRVTPEDRAAYLAAWQARLVEALASAPAAPPLEDALASVGAAAWARSG
- a CDS encoding branched-chain amino acid ABC transporter permease: MPDAVQFIQSLVNGVGVGLIYGLVGIGFCVIYNASGIVNFAQGVFVMLGGMACEVLLRKFHLPLPIAFLIAVPFVALVGLLMEVLVVRPMWNRGSPLFAIILATLATQIMIERITILTVDEQPHTFQEFTLGGPLKIGAIAIPYQLFWIVGCGALMVGLLWLFFTRTRAGRALRACSQNREAAALLGIPVGAMLLLSFALSAALGAVAGILVTPMQAIAFNSGTPFGVSGFIAAIIGGFGNAAGALAGGILLGVLQAVAIVLLGAGFKNVAALTALLFVLFLFPSGLFAGLKPKAH
- a CDS encoding deoxycytidylate deaminase, yielding MKDTDLMALAQRAAGGSPNRVRQVGAAVFLCDGGEPIAACNTFPAGVADLDWRHEGDGRFVWMEHAERNAVYAAARAGRALDGATLATSFFPCIDCARAIVQTGIARLVTPEPALEDPVWGTAFLRSRVILEEGGVELAFL
- a CDS encoding ABC transporter ATP-binding protein, producing MALLSVNDLTMRFGGLVANDRIGFDVEEGAIFAVIGPNGAGKTTLFNAISGALTPTSGEVRFDGQIITGRPQHVVAGAGLVRTYQLVQLFADLSVRDNVAVGFHRVSRGGVFAALFRPGWARAQEAEVAEKTRDLLEFVGLSGVADLPAGKLPYGQQRLLEVARALAAEPRLLLLDEPAAGLNTQETAALADVIERINGRGVTVLLVEHDMSLVMKVARRIVVIDFGRKIAEGSPAEIKVHPDVLAAYLGGTEAVADDGAEPAHA